A region from the Vigna radiata var. radiata cultivar VC1973A unplaced genomic scaffold, Vradiata_ver6 scaffold_310, whole genome shotgun sequence genome encodes:
- the LOC106780442 gene encoding transcription factor bHLH123 — protein sequence MADDQFQASGNWWDTARNVRYESGASQSSSSAITNIGNFAWQASDMADMKPRSSMDSSSVVFHDSQNKLQPPDSTTSTDPNLHMMGLGLSSQPMDWNQASLLRGEKGTENSFRSMLQENLSSSRTNFQQETGVELSQQVQWRSEKMFSTESSTNEFKQVNRGFSLDQSKFSPQYSSGDSTVTSQGLPSSNFQMDSSALYGTPSILQGLLGPDHNNQQQPSSFENRSMSFPYPTTYGLNSNNELIPSWSKVPQFLRGSPPKQPPNNQLHFTNNAPFWNASEAANFKDVRSSFFPSLQPPFSTPNFEVQSKNISEVRESGTVGKKSGNEPAPKRTRNETPSPMPAFKVRKEKMGDRITALQQLVSPFGKTDTASVLSEAIEYIKFLHEQVTALSTPYMKSGASIQIQQNSGKCKETEGPKQDLRSRGLCLVPVSSTFPVTHETTVDFWTPTFGGVSR from the exons ATGGCAGACGATCAATTTCAGGCAAGTGGAAACTGGTGGGACACAGCAAGGAACGTCAGGTATGAAAGCGGGGCGTCACAGTCATCTTCCTCTGCCATCACCAACATAGGAAACTTTGCTTGGCAAGCTTCAGATATGGCAGACATGAAGCCAAGGTCTTCCATGGATTCTTCTTCTGTGGTTTTTCATGACTCACAGAATAAGCTTCAACCCCCAGATTCTACAACTTCCACTGACCCCAACTTGCATATGATGGGTCTAGGCCTGTCATCCCAACCCATGGATTGGAATCAAGCATCTTTGTT ACGAGGAGAGAAGGGTACGGAGAATAGTTTCAGATCGATGTTGCAAGAGAACTTGAGCTCATCAAGAACAAATTTTCAGCAAGAAACTGGGGTGGAGTTGTCTCAACAAGTTCAATGGAGGTCAGAGAAGATGTTCTCTACAGAATCTTCAACcaatgagttcaagcaagtgaATAGGGGTTTCTCCTTGGATCAAAGCAAGTTTAGTCCACAATATAGTTCTGGGGACAGCACAGTGACAAGCCAAGGGTTACCCTCTTCTAACTTTCAGATGGATTCCTCAGCCTTATACGGGACCCCTTCAATATTGCAAGGACTATTGGGACCTGATCacaataaccaacaacaacCTTCTTCCTTTGAGAACCGCTCCATGAGTTTTCCATACCCAACAACCTATGGATTAAACTCTAATAATGAACTCATCCCTTCCTGGTCCAAAGTTCCTCAATTTTTGAGAGGTTCACCTCCAAAACAACCACCCAATAACCAGTTGCATTTCACTAACAACGCACCCTTTTGGAACGCTTCTGAGGCTGCAAACTTCAAAGATGTTAGGTCCAGCTTCTTCCCTTCATTGCAACCCCCCTTCTCTACGCCAAATTTCGAAGTACAGTCTAAG AATATATCTGAAGTTAGGGAGTCTGGTACTGTGGGAAAGAAAAGTGGGAATGAGCCAGCACCCAAAAGGACCCGTAACGAAACACCATCTCCTATGCCAGCTTTTAAG GTGAGAAAAGAGAAGATGGGGGACAGAATCACTGCACTCCAACAATTGGTGTCGCCTTTCGGAAAG ACTGATACAGCCTCAGTGCTCTCTGAAGCCATTGAATACATCAAATTCCTCCACGAACAGGTCACT GCCTTAAGTACACCGTATATGAAAAGTGGAGCTTCAATACAGATTCAACAG AATTCTGGTAAATGTAAGGAAACTGAAGGTCCAAAGCAGGATCTAAGGAGCCGAGGGCTATGCTTGGTGCCTGTTTCAAGCACATTCCCAGTAACTCATGAAACCACAGTGGATTTTTGGACACCAACATTCGGAGGAGTTTCCAGATAG
- the LOC106780443 gene encoding probable NAD(P)H dehydrogenase (quinone) FQR1-like 1: MAVKVYIVYYSMYGHVEKLAEEIKKGASSVEGVEAKLWQVPETLPKEVLGKMSAPPKSDVPIITPNDLSEADGFVFGFPTRFGMMAAQFKAFLDATGGLWRTQQLAGKPAGIFYSTGSQGGGQETTALTAITQLVHHGMIFVPIGYTFGAGMFEMEKVKGGSPYGAGTYAGDGSRQPSELELEQAFHQGKYIAAITKKLKQAA, translated from the exons ATGGCAGTCAAAGTTTATATTGT GTATTATTCCATGTATGGACATGTTGAGAAACTAGcagaagaaataaagaaagggGCTTCTTCTGTGGAAGGTGTTGAAGCAAAATTATGGCAG GTACCTGAGACACTGCCCAAGGAGGTCCTTGGTAAGATGAGTGCACCACCCAAGAGCGATGTACCAATCATTACCCCAAATGATCTCTCTGAGGCTGACGGCTTCGTGTTTGGCTTTCCAACAAGGTTTGGAATGATGGCTGCTCAGTTTAAAGCCTTTCTAGATGCCACAGGAGGTTTATGGAGAACTCAACAGCTTGCAGGAAAACCTGCTGGAATCTTCTACAGCACCGGTTCTCAAGGTGGTGGCCAAGAGACTACGGC GCTCACTGCTATCACTCAGCTGGTTCATCATGGAATGATATTTGTTCCAATCGGTTACACTTTCGGTGCAGGCATGTTTGAGATGGAGAAAGTGAAAGGTGGAAGTCCATATGGTGCCGGAACTTACGCCGGTGACGGCTCAAGACAGCCAAGTGAGCTTGAGTTAGAGCAAGCATTCCATCAAGGGAAGTACATTGCAGCAATCACAAAGAAGCTCAAGCAAGCTGCTTAA
- the LOC106780427 gene encoding uncharacterized protein LOC106780427 — MEENRDNEQRDRHTLEEFASVSVPSSFNSIARPVVIATNMEMRPSLIHLVQSNPFSGLSHENPYDHLTTFNEYCNMVKMLNVSDEAIRLSLFPFSVAGDAKKWLNSFPEESLTSWDDVVAKFLHKYFPQSKINKGKQEISSFQQEPEETLGKTWDRFKGLLRKTLIHGFDVPTQLNLFLGGLKSHTKLMLDASAGGNIRLKTPDEAHEIIENMASSDNDVPSERGQNQKRGMFELQSQDALLAQNKIITQQLESLMKKVSQLQLQNVSQAQHTVQGCELCGGEHQNGQCAILTNAKEEVNYMGNQGRQGNYGNYNQGWSPHPSMGQASSGRPPPPQFQQQPTISDRTSKLEETLQQFMQMSLSNQESTNASIRNLEVQMGQLANKLEEKPVNTFRANTEPNPIEHCKAITTRSGKVLESVVVRKEDENEKSSEEQEAKEEKKDKESQMGRLKKIFNQLEISLPLTEALQQIPTYVKYVKKFLSKKKKYLDEETIEVQGNCSAIMQKSLPPKVKDPGSFTIPCTIGNHNIGKALVDLGASINLMPLSMLKKIGNLEVKSTRMILQMANRSIKHPYGVVEDVVIKVDKLKFPVDFVVMEMEEAVNIPLILGRPLMKTTKVVIHVDDGTVKLKDQDEEVTFNVFEDVKQSQEEKTSYKVKDEVLAVTSLPRQVVKLAKKNLNCFNPKVKERDEDKEEQRVHQESDVKNDELKPGKPVSHKNRLWVIKDIKANGVLEIEAPYSRRIKLVTRKLLRKCWCHERKKHTNINNPT, encoded by the exons ATGGAGGAAAATCGTGATAATGAACAAAGAGATAGGCATACGTTGGAAGAGTTTGCTTCAGTGTCTGTACCTTCATCTTTCAATAGTATAGCCCGACCTGTGGTGATTGCGACTAATATGGAAATGAGGCCATCATTGATTCACCTTGTTCAAAGTAACCCATTTTCAGGATTGTCACACGAAAATCCCTACGATCATCtgacaacttttaatgaatattgCAATATGGTGAAAATGTTGAATGTGTCAGATGAGGCAATCAGACTTAGTCTCTTTCCCTTCTCTGTGGCTGGAGATGCCAAGAAATGGTTAAATTCTTTTCCTGAGGAAAGTCTGACTAGTTGGGATGACGTTGTGGCAAAgtttttacacaaatattttCCTCAATCGAAGATAAATAAAGGCAAGCAGGAGATATCCTCTTTCCAACAGGAACCTGAAGAGACTTTGGGCAAGACATGGGATAGGTTCAAGGGGTTACTTAGAAAGACTCTCATTCATGGGTTTGACGTTCCCACTCAATTAAACCTCTTCTTGGGAGGTTTAAAATCTCACACAAAGTTAATGTTAGATGCGTCAGCAGGAGGGAACATTAGGTTGAAGACACCTGATGAAGCCCATGAGATTATTGAAAACATGGCATCCAGTGACAATGACGTTCCAAGTGAGAGAGGGCAAAACCAAAAGAGGGGAATGTTTGAGTTGCAATCCCAAGATGCCTTATTAgcccaaaacaaaattattactCAACAGCTAGAGTCTCTGATGAAAAAGGTTTCACAACTACAACTTCAAAATGTATCACAGGCACAACATACTGTGCAAGGTTGTGAACTGTGTGGTGGAGAGCATCAAAATGGACAGTGTGCTATCCTAACCAATGCAAAGGAAGAGGTAAATTATATGGGAAATCAAGGCCGTCAAGGAAATTATGGAAATTATAATCAAGGATGGAGTCCTCATCCTAGCATGGGTCAGGCTAGTTCAGGTAGACCACCACCTCCACAGTTTCAACAACAACCTACTATTTCTGATAGGACATCAAAACTAGAAGAAACtcttcaacaattcatgcagATGTCCTTATCAAATCAAGAGAGCACAAATGCTTCTATAAGGAATTTAGAAGTTCAAATGGGTCAGTTGGCCAATAAATTAGAAGAGAAGCCTGTGAATACATTTAGAGCTAACACTGAACCAAATCCAATAGAGCATTGCAAAGCTATAACTACAAGGAGTGGTAAAGTGTTAGAAAGTGTAGTTGTGAGGAAGgaggatgaaaatgaaaaatcaagtgAAGAGCAGGAAGcgaaagaagagaaa AAGGATAAGGAGAGTCAAATGGGTCGGTTAAAGAAGATATTTAATCAACTTGAGATTTCTTTGCCCTTGACTGAAGCATTGCAACAAATCCCTACTTATGTAAAATATGTGAAGAAATTCCTCAGTAAAAAGAAGAAGTATTTAGatgaggaaacaattgaagtgCAGGGAAATTGTAGTGCAATTATGCAGAAATCTTTACCTCCAAAAGTCAAAGATCCAGGGAGTTTCACTATTCCCTGCACAATTGGAAATCATAATATAGGGAAGGCTCTTGTTGACTTAGGGGCTAGCATCAAtttgatgcccctatctatgctAAAAAAGATTGGTAACCTTGAAGTCAAGTCAACAAGAATGATATTGCAAATGGCAAATAGGTCCATTAAGCATCCCTACGGTGTAGTGGAAGATGTGGTGATTAAAGTTGATAAACTAAAATTCCCTGTTGATTTTGTAGTAATGGAAATGGAGGAGGCTGTTAATATACCTctcattcttggaagacctttaaTGAAGACAACTAAGGTTGTCATTCATGTTGATGATGGAACTGTTAAATTAAAAGaccaagatgaagaggtgacaTTCAATGTCTTTGAAGATGTGAAGCAAAGTCAAGAGGAAAAGACTAGTTACAAAGTGAAGGATGAAGTTTTAGCAGTGACTAGTCTTCCAAGGCAAGTTGTCAAGTTAGCCAAAAAGAACCTAAATTGTTTCAATCCAAAAGTGAAGGAAAGAGATGAAGATAAGGAGGAGCAAAGAGTTCACCAAGAATCTGATGTGAAAAATGATGAACTCAAACCTGGCAAACCTGTCAGTCATAAGAACAGGTTATGGGTCATCAAGGACATAAAGGCAAATGGAGTTCTTGAAATTGAGGCTCCATATTCAagaagaattaagttggtgacaagaaagtTACTCAGAaaatgttggtgtcatgaaaggAAGAAGCACACCAACATCAATAATCCAACTTAA
- the LOC106780425 gene encoding uncharacterized protein LOC106780425, whose product MKFTRRAVEHGVYVKGDIKKDLLIICLYVDDLLVAGSNPTYINEFKKIMEAEFEMTDLGKLTYFLGMEFTYTIVGLMLHQRKYAGELLKRFNMTLCNAAKGPMEANLKLMKDDSKEDADETTSKQIIGSL is encoded by the coding sequence ATGAAATTCACCCGACGTGCAGTTGAACATGGTGTCTATGTGAAGGGAGACATAAAGAAGGATTTGCTTATCATTTGTCTATATGTGGATGATCTGCTTGTTGCTGGATCAAATCCAACATACATAAATGAATTTAAGAAGATCATGGAAGCTGAATTTGAGATGACAGATTTGGGAAAGCTAACCTATTTCCTTGGAATGGAATTCACCTACACAATTGTAGGATTGATGTTGCATCAGAGAAAGTATGCAGGTGAACTGTTGAAAAGGTTTAACATGACTTTGTGTAATGCTGCAAAGGGTCCTATGGAGGCCAACTTGAAGTTGATGAAGGATGACTCTAAAGAGGATGCAGATGAAACTACTTCCAAACAAATCATTGGATCATTATAG